A portion of the Sulfuricurvum kujiense DSM 16994 genome contains these proteins:
- the pyrF gene encoding orotidine-5'-phosphate decarboxylase yields MQLCVALDLPSQEENLALVEKLKAYPIWLKVGLRSYIRDGKPFIDAIKTINPEFKIFLDLKLYDIPNTMADAAESIMGLGVDMFNVHASAGRIAMHEVMKRLSAYEKRPIVLAVTALTSFEEGEFSHIYGKTIATKADQFAKDAHDAGLDGVVCSAYESASIKSITSDSFVTLTPGIRPFGEDAGDQERVATIEIARDEKVDFIVVGRPIYKAVDPAAVVEKILARL; encoded by the coding sequence ATGCAATTATGCGTCGCACTTGATCTACCGAGCCAGGAAGAGAATTTAGCCCTGGTCGAGAAACTGAAAGCATATCCGATTTGGCTCAAAGTGGGCCTTCGCTCCTATATCCGGGACGGAAAACCTTTTATCGATGCGATTAAAACGATCAATCCCGAATTTAAAATCTTTTTAGACCTGAAACTCTACGATATCCCCAACACGATGGCCGATGCCGCTGAATCGATCATGGGACTGGGGGTCGATATGTTCAATGTCCATGCCTCCGCAGGGCGCATAGCGATGCATGAAGTGATGAAACGGCTCTCAGCCTATGAAAAACGGCCAATCGTCCTGGCTGTCACCGCACTGACCTCTTTTGAAGAGGGTGAATTTAGTCACATATACGGAAAAACCATTGCCACCAAAGCTGACCAATTTGCAAAAGATGCTCATGATGCGGGGTTAGACGGTGTCGTCTGCAGCGCCTATGAAAGTGCTTCGATCAAATCTATAACATCCGACTCTTTTGTTACCCTCACTCCGGGAATCCGTCCGTTCGGAGAAGATGCCGGAGATCAGGAACGTGTTGCTACGATTGAAATTGCACGGGATGAAAAAGTCGATTTTATCGTCGTCGGACGTCCTATCTACAAAGCTGTCGATCCTGCCGCCGTGGTGGAGAAAATTCTCGCTCGATTATAA
- a CDS encoding YceI family protein: MKKGFFASVLCGLLMSASVASAAVYKVDPSHSTVGFKVKHMMISTVTGKFNNFSGTYDLEKGQFKSLSGSIKADSVDTGIAKRDDHLRSADFFDVAHFGDITFVMTSATKSKMTGNLTIHGITKKVVLDVDMGGVVEDPWGNQRSGFVLNGKINRKDYGLNWNKAIEAGGVVVGDEVKIIVEIEGIAE, encoded by the coding sequence ATGAAGAAAGGTTTTTTTGCAAGCGTTTTGTGCGGGTTACTAATGAGTGCGAGTGTTGCTTCTGCTGCAGTCTATAAAGTAGATCCTTCCCATTCGACTGTGGGTTTTAAAGTCAAGCATATGATGATCAGTACGGTAACGGGAAAATTTAATAATTTCAGCGGAACCTACGATTTGGAAAAAGGGCAGTTTAAATCACTCAGCGGCAGTATAAAAGCCGATTCGGTCGATACGGGAATTGCAAAACGCGATGACCATCTTCGCAGTGCCGATTTCTTTGATGTGGCACATTTTGGGGATATTACGTTTGTAATGACCAGTGCCACAAAATCCAAAATGACGGGGAATTTGACGATTCACGGAATTACCAAAAAAGTGGTTTTGGATGTTGATATGGGCGGTGTTGTTGAAGATCCGTGGGGTAATCAACGTTCCGGTTTCGTGTTGAACGGAAAAATCAACCGCAAGGATTACGGATTGAATTGGAATAAGGCGATTGAAGCGGGAGGCGTCGTTGTCGGCGATGAGGTGAAAATTATCGTAGAAATCGAAGGGATTGCAGAATAA
- the fliW gene encoding flagellar assembly protein FliW encodes MQYQVKSTILGFESVECVELNEIDELFSTLRSCDGSVSFTLVNPYALREYSFNLPIAVRVLLDINEDSKVMVYNIAVIQDPLDESCINFLAPLIFNQDNATMAQAVLDVKNHPGLGLAEPIKKFKA; translated from the coding sequence ATGCAATATCAAGTAAAATCGACGATATTAGGGTTTGAGAGCGTTGAGTGTGTCGAGTTGAATGAAATTGATGAATTATTTTCAACGCTTAGAAGTTGTGACGGTTCGGTCAGTTTTACGTTGGTAAACCCGTATGCTTTGCGTGAGTATTCGTTTAATTTACCGATAGCTGTTCGCGTATTACTCGACATTAACGAAGATTCAAAGGTCATGGTATATAATATCGCAGTTATTCAAGACCCGCTCGATGAATCGTGCATTAACTTCCTAGCTCCGCTTATTTTTAATCAAGACAACGCGACTATGGCGCAAGCGGTATTGGATGTGAAAAATCATCCCGGTTTAGGTTTAGCCGAACCGATCAAAAAATTTAAAGCATAA
- a CDS encoding valine--tRNA ligase, producing MSTTHYDPKNIEETYYPIWENRGYFEIDGNRSIAKPDKHFAIMMPPPNVTGRLHIGHSLTFTLQDIIVRYKRMDGYMTLWQPGTDHAGIATQNVVEKQLLAEGKTKEELGREAFLERVWAWKEESGGIMVGQLRKLGVSPAWSRERFTMDEGLKSSVKEAFVHLYNQNLIVRGNYMVNWCTHDGALSDIEVEHEEHQGNFYHMRYPFSDGSGHIVVATTRPETYFGDTAIMVHPDDERYLHLIGKSVTLPLINRDIKIIADSHVDREFGTGVVKVTPAHDTNDYEVGKRHDLEFITVFDEKGILNHHAGEFEGLERLEARAVIVKRLEEAGFIEKIEEHTHQVGHCYRCKNIVEPYISKQWFVRSEVARGSIDKTNAGLTQFFPPHWINSYNAWMGDLRDWCISRQLWWGHRIPVFYCDDCGHEWASLEEHPSSCPHCSSKSFAQDPDVLDTWFSSALWPFSTLGWGNGDTAGDQLFQSEDMARFYPNTLLITGFDILFFWVARMMMMGESFTGELPFNHIYLHALVRDEHGQKMSKSKGNVIDPLDMVEKYSADALRFTLAVLAVQGRDIRLSNDRLEQSRNFTNKLFNASKFLQMNVPTFKDLADQEITTPLGRYMLSRFHRATAETRAFLDEYRFNDAATVLYRFLWNEFCDWGIELGKASKESVNELGSIFKESMKLLHPFMPFITEYLYHELSGTSLEEGNSIMIMAYPDNTQTDEAIEAEFAIIMDAIVTIRRAKTLVDLGNQKIDLAYLKCGGDQAMMDPFISRLAKVETLHFTESKIDNAISDIGDAVEVYLPTDAIDLSPIIERLTKQREKLQKEADKLRGMLSNERFVANAPESVIAENRNGLADAEDKIGKIDAQLSSLGN from the coding sequence ATGTCAACTACCCACTACGATCCCAAAAATATTGAAGAGACTTATTATCCCATTTGGGAGAACCGAGGCTATTTTGAAATCGACGGGAATCGATCTATCGCAAAGCCGGATAAACATTTCGCTATCATGATGCCTCCGCCGAACGTCACCGGACGTCTGCACATCGGACACTCCCTCACCTTTACCCTCCAAGACATCATCGTCCGCTACAAACGGATGGACGGATACATGACCCTCTGGCAGCCGGGAACCGACCATGCGGGGATCGCGACCCAAAACGTCGTTGAAAAACAGCTCCTTGCCGAGGGAAAAACCAAAGAGGAACTCGGACGCGAAGCGTTTTTGGAGCGCGTTTGGGCGTGGAAAGAGGAAAGCGGCGGAATCATGGTTGGACAACTCCGCAAACTCGGAGTATCTCCCGCATGGAGCCGTGAACGCTTTACGATGGACGAGGGGCTGAAATCGTCCGTCAAAGAGGCGTTTGTCCATCTCTATAACCAAAACCTGATCGTCCGCGGCAACTACATGGTTAACTGGTGTACCCACGACGGTGCACTCAGCGACATCGAAGTGGAACACGAAGAGCACCAAGGCAACTTCTACCATATGCGCTACCCGTTCAGTGACGGCAGCGGTCATATCGTGGTCGCAACGACCCGTCCGGAAACCTATTTCGGCGATACGGCGATTATGGTTCACCCTGATGATGAGCGCTACCTCCATCTCATCGGCAAAAGCGTCACCCTGCCGCTCATCAACCGCGACATCAAGATCATCGCGGACAGCCACGTTGACCGCGAGTTCGGAACGGGTGTCGTTAAAGTCACCCCGGCACATGACACAAACGACTACGAAGTAGGCAAACGTCACGATCTGGAATTCATCACCGTATTCGATGAAAAAGGGATTTTGAACCACCATGCCGGCGAGTTTGAGGGGTTAGAGCGGCTCGAAGCGCGCGCCGTTATCGTCAAACGTCTCGAAGAGGCGGGATTTATTGAAAAAATCGAAGAGCATACCCATCAAGTAGGACATTGCTACCGCTGTAAAAATATCGTCGAACCCTACATCTCGAAACAGTGGTTCGTCCGCAGCGAAGTGGCACGCGGCTCGATCGATAAAACAAATGCGGGACTGACCCAATTCTTCCCGCCGCACTGGATCAACAGCTATAACGCATGGATGGGCGATCTGCGTGACTGGTGTATCTCCCGCCAACTCTGGTGGGGACACCGTATTCCGGTATTTTACTGCGACGACTGCGGCCATGAATGGGCAAGTCTGGAAGAGCATCCGTCATCATGTCCGCATTGTTCGAGCAAATCGTTTGCCCAAGACCCCGATGTTCTCGACACATGGTTCAGCTCTGCCCTCTGGCCGTTCTCAACGCTGGGATGGGGGAACGGTGACACGGCAGGCGATCAACTCTTCCAAAGTGAAGATATGGCCCGTTTTTATCCGAATACCCTCCTTATCACCGGGTTTGATATCCTCTTCTTCTGGGTTGCCCGTATGATGATGATGGGAGAAAGTTTTACGGGAGAGCTGCCGTTTAACCACATCTACCTCCACGCTTTGGTACGCGATGAGCACGGTCAAAAAATGTCCAAATCCAAAGGGAACGTCATCGATCCTCTCGATATGGTTGAAAAATACAGCGCCGATGCGCTTCGTTTCACGTTAGCCGTCCTTGCCGTGCAGGGGCGTGATATCCGTCTTAGTAACGATCGTCTTGAGCAAAGCCGTAACTTTACGAACAAACTCTTCAATGCTTCCAAATTCCTCCAAATGAATGTCCCGACGTTCAAAGATTTGGCAGATCAAGAGATTACGACACCGCTGGGTCGCTATATGCTCAGCCGTTTCCACCGCGCGACGGCAGAGACGAGAGCGTTCTTGGACGAATACCGCTTTAACGATGCGGCAACGGTCCTTTACCGCTTCTTGTGGAATGAGTTCTGCGACTGGGGTATCGAGCTTGGCAAAGCGTCCAAAGAGAGTGTCAATGAGTTGGGAAGCATCTTTAAAGAGTCGATGAAACTCCTCCATCCGTTTATGCCGTTCATCACCGAGTACCTCTACCATGAGCTCTCAGGAACATCCCTCGAAGAGGGGAACTCCATCATGATTATGGCGTACCCTGACAACACCCAGACGGATGAAGCTATCGAAGCGGAATTTGCGATCATTATGGATGCCATCGTCACGATCCGCCGTGCCAAAACCCTTGTCGATCTCGGAAACCAAAAAATCGACCTCGCCTATCTCAAATGCGGCGGGGATCAAGCAATGATGGATCCGTTTATCTCTCGTCTGGCAAAAGTGGAAACCCTACACTTTACCGAATCAAAAATCGACAATGCCATCAGTGATATCGGTGACGCCGTCGAAGTCTACCTCCCGACCGATGCGATTGATCTCAGCCCGATCATCGAGCGCCTCACCAAACAGCGCGAAAAACTTCAAAAAGAGGCCGATAAACTGCGCGGTATGCTCTCCAATGAACGCTTTGTCGCTAATGCTCCGGAATCCGTCATTGCTGAAAACCGCAACGGACTTGCCGATGCCGAAGATAAAATCGGTAAAATTGATGCCCAACTCAGCTCGTTAGGCAACTAA
- a CDS encoding EAL domain-containing protein codes for MKIKNYNVLSTLYNNGRTIVYQAISPNGDIVAIKTVLDDSDQNYANKLYREFSIAKNLNNKFTDHYIELLEEDKIYLVKSFESGKNLSDVIPSDGMDIDTFIAYAISITEAIDYIHQNSVLHLDLNPGNIICNEVQKSIKLLDFGESISNININKSPQKNIQITGGAAYSAPEQTGLSNQNLDERSDLYSLGVVFYEMLSGRLPFEGENTIQMAHAHLAQIAEDLHTIKPSIPIVLSNIVKKLLAKDKHERYQHAFSLKHDLIQFSQDPSADFLIDSQDISDKLIYPQKLYGRDQELALVSNKIMSVIGDKPKLMMISGYSGIGKSSFISELSPVVLRKNGYFVKGKFDQYNRTTSYVAFVQIFMNLINIINSMPPDLKQKKINELIEFLGESKNALIKIIPELKVFFKVDHTPIVEQAQLKNQLFIAVERFFGFFASQEHPLVVFLDDMQWADLASLEILELIYASSKLESFLIIGAYRSNEVSLTHPMKLSLDNIAKKIGHVEDIELLPLDISAVNQLLRDMLKKEDVEALGQLLIQKTEGNPFFLKQFIYTMAKRDLLRFNNDTRSWEWNIEQIKHEDLTNNVIDHLVSKISTMSEDAQNFIKTASVLGDTCDMEVISTLSQSEPESIDHIVSEVFYEGMMEVSTDESMIGIKMVQYCHFVHDKIRQAAYLMLSLEEKQQTHLKVLKYFLMQKEQSPKAILGTAKHIIEVVDLIKEEEAEFVLSILSQASHLAKESLAYEEAIKYAQAAISLFPENSWRENYEITCSIYLNLLESLSQARRYQEALVLFEQLLSNGLLKKIDIAKIYNLRLTYHFSQGLLSEAIEDGRQALRVLNQEIPNDTSELLLLKKDEIDWLSSNIKSIEDLQYLNEMEDETIELCMNILVNMGIPAFVSRQDMFGVVTLRMVRLSFLYGNCDVSPYGYMLCGMIIGAGLRHYEEGYRYGQVAIALQEKFDNKAIECKLLRVYGAYVASWVQPHEQTLKILHKAYMSGVENGDFSYSAYCVNHIFTREFLSSISLDILEQKAVSYVDFITESKEPYILEIQYLFINIVKCLRGNTYALNSLSSEAFDEHKVVEDLIRINFKTLLAYYYIYKLQICYIHEYYGEAVEHAINAKEYLENIKGNILETEWTFYYALSVFKQSSGTVEQQDIDLLSGFEKSFERWAELCPQNFRARYLIIKGINAYSHTSFDDAFKNFEEALSYQDESAPTLLKAITLELMGTCWESRSNWRIAKMYLQEAYTIYYNLKAIAKAKLLFNTQSELLHREAQIQVSVTPSPQNTNDLNIFDEDTILKATQLISGKVDRSELIEKFTYIIAQSFGIQIGGLILKENDAFYLEGLFNINDNPKIIIDHQPLDVSNAIPKSIVNEVLANNNVLIVDDALNDARFAMDQIVIERKIISVICAPIYLKDKLIGLVYMENNLIKGFFDNTREKVLNILLTQTAVTLELESLYSHDKLTGCLSRQKLDEVLMKNDFSALLLININNLDSVNSTYGYAIGDEILKSFVNFLYRLLEDTKSLFRLSSDEFVVIVDKNSSTDKEMLAATIIKSLQDYKFIIEDFLIILSCTIGITANTVEDSDESPLVRAHAAMKEARQSGTNKFLTYTSDSLFIRHQKNNIEWMLKVKDAIANNVIVPFFQPIIDNETNQIVKYECLARLVENSNIIAPIHFIEPARLAGLLPKITEIIFAKSFQYFQDKSYDFTINISEEDLKEKYLLDLLKTLTQKHNIAPNRVTLEILENISAYESEAAIEQLLELKMNGYKIALDDFGSEKSNFLRLQKMNVDYIKIDGSFIKDIHENKNNLNICKTIVHLAQALKCEVIAEFVHSSDVHEVVKQIGIKYSQGYYFGMPKEGIVDV; via the coding sequence ATGAAAATAAAAAATTATAATGTTCTCTCTACTCTCTACAATAACGGACGGACAATTGTCTATCAAGCTATTTCGCCAAATGGCGACATAGTAGCAATCAAGACAGTCCTCGATGACAGTGACCAAAATTATGCCAATAAGTTATACCGCGAATTTTCCATTGCAAAAAATCTAAACAATAAATTTACGGATCATTATATTGAATTATTGGAAGAGGACAAGATATATTTGGTCAAGTCTTTCGAATCGGGTAAAAATTTATCAGACGTAATCCCCTCTGATGGGATGGACATAGATACTTTTATTGCGTATGCGATATCGATCACGGAAGCGATAGACTATATACATCAAAACAGCGTTCTCCACCTAGATTTGAATCCGGGAAATATCATTTGCAATGAAGTCCAAAAATCGATCAAATTGCTTGATTTCGGTGAAAGTATCTCCAATATTAATATCAATAAATCTCCCCAAAAAAATATTCAAATAACGGGGGGTGCCGCATATTCTGCACCGGAACAAACCGGATTATCGAATCAAAATCTGGATGAACGAAGTGATCTCTACTCACTGGGTGTCGTTTTTTATGAAATGCTCAGCGGGAGACTGCCGTTTGAAGGGGAAAATACTATCCAAATGGCACATGCTCATTTAGCACAGATCGCTGAAGATTTGCATACAATAAAACCCTCTATTCCTATCGTTTTATCAAATATTGTTAAAAAACTGCTGGCAAAAGATAAGCATGAGCGATATCAGCATGCATTTAGTCTAAAACACGATTTAATACAATTTTCCCAAGACCCTTCGGCCGATTTTCTCATCGATAGTCAAGATATATCGGATAAATTGATTTATCCTCAAAAATTATACGGCAGGGACCAAGAGTTAGCGTTAGTCAGCAACAAAATAATGTCGGTTATCGGCGACAAGCCTAAACTCATGATGATCAGCGGATATTCCGGTATCGGGAAGTCTTCATTTATTAGCGAATTAAGTCCGGTTGTGCTTAGAAAAAACGGTTATTTTGTAAAAGGGAAGTTTGATCAATACAATCGTACGACTTCGTATGTTGCGTTTGTTCAAATTTTTATGAATTTAATCAATATCATAAATAGCATGCCGCCAGATTTAAAACAAAAGAAAATCAATGAACTGATTGAATTTTTGGGCGAAAGTAAAAATGCGTTAATTAAAATTATCCCTGAATTAAAAGTATTTTTCAAAGTAGACCATACCCCTATTGTCGAGCAGGCACAGTTAAAAAATCAGCTATTTATTGCGGTTGAACGCTTTTTCGGCTTTTTTGCCTCACAAGAGCATCCCCTCGTCGTTTTTTTAGATGATATGCAATGGGCCGATTTGGCATCGCTTGAGATATTAGAATTGATCTATGCTTCAAGCAAACTGGAGAGTTTTTTAATTATCGGCGCATACAGAAGCAATGAAGTCTCATTAACACATCCTATGAAGTTGTCGCTTGATAATATTGCCAAAAAAATAGGACATGTTGAAGATATCGAACTCCTGCCGCTGGATATAAGTGCCGTCAATCAGTTATTACGTGACATGTTGAAGAAAGAAGATGTTGAAGCACTCGGACAGTTACTGATTCAAAAAACAGAAGGCAATCCATTTTTTCTGAAACAATTTATTTACACTATGGCAAAGCGTGATTTATTGCGATTCAATAACGATACGCGCTCTTGGGAATGGAATATTGAACAAATCAAACATGAAGATTTGACAAACAATGTTATTGACCATCTTGTATCAAAAATCAGTACGATGTCCGAAGATGCCCAAAACTTTATTAAAACGGCATCGGTACTCGGAGATACATGTGATATGGAGGTGATCTCAACGTTAAGCCAAAGTGAGCCGGAGAGTATTGATCACATTGTCAGTGAAGTATTTTATGAAGGTATGATGGAAGTCTCTACCGATGAAAGCATGATCGGCATCAAGATGGTTCAATATTGCCATTTTGTGCATGATAAAATCAGACAGGCTGCCTATTTAATGTTGAGCTTAGAAGAAAAGCAGCAGACCCATCTAAAAGTTTTAAAATATTTTCTGATGCAAAAAGAACAGTCGCCAAAAGCGATTCTCGGGACGGCAAAACATATTATAGAAGTTGTAGATCTTATAAAAGAAGAGGAAGCCGAATTTGTTTTGAGCATCCTCAGTCAAGCCTCTCATCTCGCAAAAGAATCTTTGGCATACGAAGAGGCGATTAAGTACGCTCAAGCCGCGATTTCCCTTTTCCCTGAGAACAGTTGGCGTGAAAATTATGAGATCACCTGTTCGATTTATCTAAATCTCCTGGAATCATTAAGTCAAGCACGAAGATATCAAGAGGCTTTAGTGCTTTTTGAACAATTGCTCTCTAATGGGCTTTTGAAAAAAATCGATATCGCAAAAATATACAATCTTCGTCTGACCTATCACTTTTCACAAGGGCTGCTCTCAGAAGCCATCGAGGATGGACGCCAAGCACTGCGGGTTCTCAATCAAGAGATTCCGAACGATACGTCAGAGTTACTGCTTTTGAAAAAGGATGAGATCGATTGGCTGAGCTCAAATATCAAATCGATTGAAGATCTTCAATACCTAAATGAGATGGAAGATGAGACTATTGAACTGTGCATGAATATTCTTGTCAATATGGGAATTCCCGCATTTGTCAGCAGACAAGATATGTTCGGTGTCGTAACGCTTAGAATGGTTCGTCTTTCTTTTCTATACGGAAATTGTGATGTTTCCCCATATGGATATATGCTCTGCGGAATGATTATCGGTGCGGGACTTAGACACTATGAAGAGGGATACCGATACGGGCAGGTTGCAATAGCGCTTCAGGAAAAGTTTGATAACAAAGCTATTGAATGCAAACTGCTGCGTGTATACGGAGCGTATGTCGCCTCATGGGTACAACCTCATGAACAAACATTGAAAATTCTGCATAAAGCTTACATGTCGGGTGTTGAAAACGGAGACTTTTCCTATTCGGCCTATTGTGTCAATCATATATTTACGCGGGAATTTTTATCAAGTATCTCATTGGATATTCTGGAGCAAAAGGCTGTCAGTTATGTTGACTTTATCACCGAGTCAAAAGAGCCCTATATCTTGGAGATACAATACCTTTTTATCAATATCGTTAAATGTCTGCGCGGTAATACGTATGCCTTAAACTCGTTAAGCTCAGAGGCGTTCGATGAACATAAAGTCGTTGAAGATTTAATACGGATAAATTTTAAAACACTGTTGGCCTATTACTATATTTATAAATTGCAGATTTGCTATATCCATGAATATTACGGTGAGGCGGTAGAACACGCTATCAATGCAAAAGAGTATCTGGAAAATATAAAAGGAAATATCCTTGAAACGGAATGGACGTTTTATTATGCATTATCGGTGTTCAAACAATCGTCCGGTACAGTTGAACAGCAGGATATCGATTTATTGAGCGGTTTTGAAAAGAGTTTTGAACGGTGGGCTGAACTTTGTCCCCAAAACTTCCGGGCGAGATACCTTATCATTAAAGGGATTAACGCCTATAGCCATACCTCTTTCGATGACGCGTTTAAAAACTTTGAAGAGGCACTCAGTTATCAAGATGAAAGTGCTCCGACCCTTTTAAAGGCGATAACGTTAGAGTTAATGGGAACATGCTGGGAATCAAGAAGCAACTGGCGTATTGCCAAAATGTATCTGCAAGAGGCGTATACGATCTATTATAATCTGAAAGCTATTGCAAAAGCAAAACTATTGTTCAATACCCAAAGCGAATTGCTGCATCGTGAAGCTCAAATTCAGGTGAGTGTGACGCCGAGTCCTCAGAATACGAATGATTTAAATATTTTTGATGAAGATACCATTTTAAAAGCGACGCAATTGATTTCAGGAAAAGTCGATAGATCCGAGTTAATAGAGAAATTTACCTATATCATTGCGCAAAGTTTCGGAATTCAGATCGGAGGATTGATCTTAAAAGAGAATGATGCGTTTTATTTGGAGGGATTGTTCAATATTAATGATAATCCGAAAATAATCATCGATCATCAACCGTTGGATGTATCCAATGCAATACCGAAGTCAATCGTAAATGAGGTACTAGCCAATAATAATGTTCTCATTGTTGATGATGCGTTGAATGACGCAAGATTTGCCATGGATCAAATCGTCATAGAGAGAAAAATTATTTCCGTTATCTGTGCACCCATCTATTTGAAAGATAAACTCATTGGATTGGTTTATATGGAAAACAACCTTATAAAAGGTTTTTTCGATAATACACGTGAAAAAGTTCTCAATATTTTGTTAACGCAAACGGCAGTCACGTTGGAACTTGAAAGTTTATACTCCCACGATAAACTCACAGGGTGCCTCAGTCGGCAAAAATTGGATGAGGTGTTGATGAAAAATGATTTTTCCGCCCTTTTACTGATAAATATCAATAATCTGGATTCGGTCAATTCCACCTACGGATATGCAATCGGAGATGAAATTCTAAAATCGTTTGTAAATTTTTTATATCGTTTATTAGAAGATACCAAGTCTTTATTCAGGCTATCAAGCGATGAGTTTGTTGTTATAGTCGATAAAAACTCTTCGACCGATAAGGAAATGTTAGCGGCTACTATTATTAAATCGTTGCAAGACTACAAATTTATAATCGAAGATTTCTTAATCATTTTATCCTGTACGATCGGGATAACGGCTAACACTGTTGAAGACTCAGATGAAAGCCCTTTGGTTCGTGCGCATGCCGCTATGAAAGAAGCCCGACAATCAGGGACTAATAAGTTTCTGACCTATACTTCTGATTCTCTGTTTATCAGGCATCAGAAAAACAATATTGAGTGGATGCTAAAAGTAAAAGACGCGATAGCAAATAATGTAATCGTCCCTTTCTTTCAACCCATTATTGACAATGAAACCAATCAGATCGTGAAATACGAATGTTTGGCGCGATTGGTCGAGAACAGCAATATTATAGCCCCTATCCATTTTATTGAACCGGCCAGACTTGCGGGGCTATTACCTAAAATTACCGAAATCATATTTGCAAAATCGTTTCAATACTTTCAAGATAAGAGTTACGACTTTACGATCAATATTTCAGAGGAAGATCTAAAAGAAAAATATCTCCTTGATCTGCTTAAAACATTGACGCAAAAACATAATATTGCTCCGAATCGGGTAACATTGGAGATTTTAGAAAACATTTCGGCATACGAAAGCGAAGCGGCGATAGAACAGCTGTTGGAACTTAAAATGAACGGTTATAAAATTGCTTTGGATGATTTCGGCAGTGAAAAATCCAATTTTTTAAGACTTCAAAAAATGAATGTCGATTATATTAAAATTGACGGTTCGTTCATCAAAGATATTCATGAAAACAAAAATAATCTCAATATTTGCAAAACGATTGTCCATTTGGCGCAAGCCCTAAAATGTGAGGTTATCGCCGAATTTGTTCACTCGAGCGATGTCCATGAAGTCGTCAAACAAATAGGGATAAAATATTCCCAAGGATACTATTTCGGAATGCCGAAAGAGGGGATAGTCGACGTTTAG
- a CDS encoding EAL and HDOD domain-containing protein: MNTVYLAKQKIFNRNGKVFAYELLFRDHAHGIKEFPTNIRATSQVLLNTLTNINIDELLGKDGIAFINLDEHIFTSGIIDILDKDRFVLEILETTDLSEPVIAKIKQYHKRGFKIAIDDFDCSAKMIKKFTPILKYIHILKMDILAADDENLKNVMSKIKQMGIRVLAEKIETEEEYKYYKEMGFDLFQGYHLHKPEVVEMDRYKDATQIIILHLIKLIKNEGSTHEIESYIKQRADLSYKLIKFINNHGKFDTKVESITQIITLLGRDKLLRWLLLYLYAEVSKNPISESIMNIAIRRAERMEEEAHHSEKDKAYLAGMFSMLGALFETDIKSVMKDIKMDKDITDLVVSNKGKFLSSFKKAEYSEREYLKRLLCNNFEKIDITLILYTLELSHIPIDHDKL, translated from the coding sequence TTGAATACCGTATATTTGGCAAAACAAAAAATATTCAACCGAAACGGCAAAGTTTTTGCCTATGAACTGCTTTTTAGAGATCATGCACATGGAATCAAAGAATTTCCAACGAATATTCGTGCCACTTCCCAAGTTCTTTTAAATACTCTGACGAATATAAATATCGATGAGCTTTTAGGCAAAGACGGAATAGCATTCATCAATCTCGACGAACATATCTTTACATCGGGAATTATCGATATTTTAGATAAAGACCGGTTTGTACTGGAGATTTTAGAAACAACGGATTTGAGTGAGCCGGTTATTGCCAAAATCAAACAGTACCACAAACGAGGGTTTAAAATCGCTATTGACGATTTTGACTGCAGTGCGAAAATGATCAAAAAATTCACCCCTATCTTAAAATATATCCATATTCTAAAAATGGATATTCTAGCCGCAGACGATGAGAATTTAAAAAACGTTATGTCCAAAATAAAACAAATGGGAATCAGAGTACTCGCTGAAAAAATTGAAACGGAAGAAGAGTATAAATATTATAAAGAAATGGGGTTTGACCTCTTTCAGGGATACCATCTCCACAAACCTGAAGTGGTAGAGATGGACCGATATAAAGATGCTACCCAAATCATTATTCTGCATCTAATAAAATTGATTAAAAACGAAGGCTCTACCCACGAGATAGAATCCTATATCAAGCAAAGAGCCGATTTGTCCTACAAATTGATCAAATTTATCAATAACCACGGAAAATTTGACACCAAAGTCGAGTCGATCACACAGATCATTACACTGCTTGGAAGAGACAAACTGCTACGATGGCTTCTGTTATACCTCTATGCCGAAGTTTCCAAAAACCCGATATCCGAAAGCATCATGAATATTGCGATCCGAAGAGCCGAACGGATGGAAGAAGAAGCCCATCACAGTGAAAAAGATAAAGCATACCTTGCCGGCATGTTCTCTATGCTTGGAGCTCTTTTTGAAACAGACATCAAAAGTGTAATGAAAGATATCAAAATGGATAAAGATATCACAGATCTTGTCGTTTCAAACAAAGGAAAATTTTTGTCCAGTTTTAAAAAGGCAGAATACTCCGAAAGAGAATATTTAAAAAGGCTTCTATGCAATAACTTTGAAAAAATCGATATTACCCTCATCCTTTATACATTGGAGCTGAGTCATATACCTATCGATCATGACAAACTGTAA